In Candidatus Paceibacterota bacterium, the genomic stretch TCTTCTCCACCAACTCCTTCGCCTCGCGCAGCAGGATGCGGGCGATGAGCCACTCGGGCCAGTTCTCGCCCAGGTCGCCGCTCTCCAGCTTCGGCAGGTTGGTCTCGAAGACCTGCGTCGCTTGCGCCAGAGACTTCCGGGCTTCCTCGGGCTGCTTGAGTTGCTGCTGGGCCATCGCCAGCACCGCGCCAGCGGAGACGACGGTAGTGTAATTGGTTCCGCTCCTCACCAAGCTCTTCTTTGCCCAATCAACCGCATTGTGCAAGTGTCCTTGCCGATACTCGACCAAACCCTTGACTAGTTGGAAGTAAGGCAGACGAAAGTGGTTGGTGCCGCGCGTGACGGCGACCTCGGCCAGGCCCGCTGGTACCGCCCATCCACTGTCCTTGGGTTGTAGCGACATCTCCATCGCGGCTTCTGCCACCGTTTCGGGGTCTTCCCCCCAGGTGGTGACAGAGATCACCCGCCGGCGGTTGTTGTAGCCGTTCGTGTCGCCCGTTTCCGCCAGCAACGGGCCCAAAGCCAACGTCCAGCGCACATCAGCTTTGGCGAGTTGAGATAGGTCCTTGACTGCCGCCTGCCACTGCCCTTGCTGGCCATAAAGATAGGCGCGAAACATCAGGTACGAGCCAGGGTTAGGCTCTTTATCCACGGCTCGGGTGATGGCCATCATGGCCTTTTCCCAACTCTGCCGGTCCTCGCTGCTGCCGCCGAGGCCAAAGTTCACCTTCAGACTCTGATGCTTTAGGTCCCGCGCTTCCGCCAGTTTTCCTTGCTGCAGGAGTACCCACGCGAGGGCAGCCAGAGACTCAGCCACCTGCCGATCTTCGCTCCCCAAGAGCTTCTTCCGCATGGCCAGGGCCTCGCGATGCATCGCTTCCGCCTCCGCCAACTTGCCTTGCTGCTGGAGTACCCACGCGAGGGCAGCCAGAGGCTCAGCCACCTGCCGATCTTCGCTCCCCAAGAGCTTCTTCCGCATGGCCAAGGCCTCGCGATGCATCGCCTCCGCCTCCGCCAACTTGCCTTGCTGCTGGAGTACCTCTGCGAGTCCAGCCAGGGACTGGGCCACCTGCCGGTCTTCGTTTCCCAAGAGCTTCTTTCGCATGACCAACCCCTCACGATACATCGCCTCTGCTTCGGCCAGCTTGCTTTCCCGCCTTAGCACACTTGTAAGACCGTCCTGCAATTGCAGGAATGTGGGAATATCCTCAGGCATGTCATTGGGGTCCCTTATTTGTGCGGCGAGCGCTTCGCGATAGGTGGCCTCCGCGTCCTTGAATTTGCCCATTCGCTCGAGCGCCGATGCTCGGGTGCAGGATGAGAGGCTATCGCTGGGGTCAGCGGCGGCAAGAACCTTCTCGTCTATCGCCTGCGCCTCGCCGCGCACAGTCTCCGCCTGTTCGAGTTTTCCCAGTGCGTCATAGATCCCAGCGAGACAGCGAAGCGATACGGCTACTTGGGGGCTTTCATTCCCCAGAAGCCTCTGCTGCATCGCCAGAGCCTCCCTACAAACGGCCTCCGCCTCCACAAGCTTCCGCTGCTCCAAGAGAACCGTAGCGAGGACCGTCAACCGCGATGCTACAGACAGGCTTTCCATGCCACATTCTCTCTTGGTAATCGCAAGTGCTTCGCGGCACATCGCTTCTGCCTCTTCTAGCTTGCCTTGTCCTTTCAACATGTTTGCAAGGTTTGCCAAGAATCCAGCCACTAGACCGCGGTTATTACCGGACAGCTTCCTCCCCATCGCCACGGCTTCGCGCAGCATCGTCTCCGCCTCCGCCTTCTTGCCCTGTCGGCTGAGATTCAACGCGAAGTTGTTCAGCGTGACGGCGATTTCCCTATGCTCAGGACCGAAAGCCTTACGCTGCATTGCCAGAGTCTGGCGAAACAATTCCTCAGCTTGTGTCAGGTTGCCTCGCTTCTCGACCACACGGGCGAGTGCACGAAGGTATTTGGCCACATCCGGATGCCGGGGCCCCAGCAGCTTCTGGCGGATCGCCAAAGCCTCGCGTCTTGCTGCCTCTGCTTCGACCAGTTTTCTCTCCCACTCAAGTGCCCACGCAAGGGTTTCGAGTGACTCGGCCACGACAAGGTTTTCTCTTCCTAGCAGGCTGATCTGCAGCGCGAGCGCCTTCCGTAGCGGCAGCTCAGCTTTGTGGTATTGGGAGATTGAAACATATGCCTTACCAATAGTGAGGTTCACTCGTGCCTGTGTTTCTGGGTGGTCCTTCAACTCGTCGTCTACCCGCGTCGCCGCTTTATCCAGCATTCCGCGGAGCAGCACCGTATCCCTGCCTTTCGCTTCCTCAGGCCGTACGCTGTTAAGCATGTCTTCCAGAAAGCTGGCTACCGTCTGCGCCTGTTTCTCCGCCCGCTTGGCCCGCACCATCTGCCACGTGCTCACTACCACGCCCGCAACCAGCAGGAGGATCAGGACAGCAGCCGTCGCCAGGCCAAACCGATGCCGGCTGACATATTTGCTCAGCCGATACGTTGCGCTGGGGGCTGCCGCTGTCACTGGTTCATCGCTCAGATGCCGCTCAACGTCGTGCGCCAGACCGTTCGCTGTCTCGTAGCGCCGCCGCCGATCCTTCTCCAGGCACTTCATCACGATCCAGTCCAGGTCCCCACGAACCTCTTTCCATTGCGGAATGCGGAGTGCGGAGTGCGGAATAGCAGAAGGCGGGGCCGTCGATTGCCGAGTGCGGAGCGCGGAATGCGGAGTGGCGGCGAGTTTGGTCGAGGGCTTCACCGGCTCGGTCTCGCGGATGATGCGGCGCATCTCGTCCAAGCCCGCCTTCATAAGCGTTTCCGGATCGAAAGGAGGCTTGCCTGTCAGGATTTCGTAGAGCAGGACGCCGAGCGCGTAGATGTCGGTGCGGGTATCTATGTCCAAACCGCTCAACTCCGCCTGCTCCGGACTCATATACGCTGGCGTCCCAATGAACTGCTGGAACGCCGTGAACACCGTCTTGTCCGTCAGCGGCTGCTGTGTCGCCTTGGCGATGCCAAAATCAATCACCTTGGGCACCGGCACGCCGTCGTGCAGGGTGACCAGAATGTTCGACGGCTTGATGTCCCGGTGGATGATCCCTTTCTGATGCGCGTGCTGGATGGCATGACACACTTGCATGAACAACTCCAGCCGCTCCTTCGTGTTCAGGTGGTTCTGGTCGCAGTAGTCGGTGATCTTGATGCCCTTGACCAGTTCCATGACGAAATAGGGCCGGCCAGTGTCGGTCGCCCCGGCATCCAGCACCTTGGCGATGTTGGGATGGTCCATCAGTGCCAGCGCTTGCCGCTCGGCCTCGAACCGGGCGACGACCGATTTGGTATCCATGCCCAGCTTGATCACCTTGAAGGCGACGCGGCGGCGGATGGGCTCGGCCTGCTCGGCCATATAAACCACGCCGCAGCCGCCTTCGCCAATCTGTTCAAGCAGCTTGTAGTGGCCGATACGGTCTCCGGGTTTCTCGGAGACGGGCAGGGATTCGAGAGAGATTTGGATGGTGGCGCCGGGTGGGGGCGGCGTGGGGGGCCTCCTCTTCCCGGCTTTCTCCTCCGGTGGAGGAGAGGGAGAACCCGCGGCTCCGGGATTGGCGGCCAAGAATGTCCGCGCTCCGGAACCGTGTTCGAGGAAATCATTGGTGGGCTGGGCGGCGGCAAGCAGGGCTTCGACGCGCTGGCGGAGTTGCTCGTCCTCGGCGCACGCTCCCTTGAGGAACGCCGCCCGCGCCTCCGGCGTCGGCAACCCCATCGCCTCGTTGAACAAGCTCTCTTCGCGTTGGCTCTTGTCGTTCATTTGGCTTCAACTATCCCTTTCGCCTCCCGCATGAGCGTCTCGGCGATGATCCAATCGTTCCATGCGGGGCCTAAATCGCCGCTGTCCGCTTTCGGCAGTTTCTGCGACGCCAGGTCGGTTCCCGTCGCCAGCGTCTTGCGAGCTTCGCCCACCTGCTTTAGCTGATACTGCGACATGGCCAGGACCATATAGGCTTGCACATCGCGGTAGTCATCCCGAGACCGCTTGCTGTCCAAGGCCTTCCGAAGCCACTCGGCAGCGCTGGCAAATCGATCCTGACGATACTCTGCCAACCCTTTGCTGAACTGGAAATAGGGGAGCAAGGAATGGTTCGTGTCAGCTCTGATAGCAACCTCCGCCATCTTGCTGACGATTGCCATGTCTGCGCCGGATGACGGTAGAATCAGACAGGCCTTGGCCATGCGCTCGGCGACCGTCGGGTTGGTGGTTTCACCAAACTGGGCGATAACCTTCTGGCAGCAGCGGCGGTAACCTTCAGCGTCTCCGGCGGCCACCAGCGCCGGGGCCAGCAAATGATAAAACAGGTGATTATCCGGATGAGCTTCCGCGAGCTTGGAAAAATCGCCTGCGGCCTCTTTGTAATGCTTCTTACGAGCGGACAAGTTCCCACGCTGCGTTTGGATAGTTGTAATGTTCTCAGGTGAAACCCTCTTGGCGGGAGGCTGGCTCTTTTCCAAGTCAGCCAGTTTCTTGCGCCACTCTGCTGCTTGCTCGGGCCGGCCAGTTTCGTCGTACAATTGCACGAGAATCGGAATGGTCTGCTGGAGGAGACTTATTCTTCCACCCGGATCGGCCACCTCTTGAACTCGCTCCATCATCCCTTGGCAGCCATCGAGCATCAATGGTTCGGCTTCCTTGTGCTTCTTCTGATCCATCAGGATTGCGCCCACGAAGAAGCGGCTTTGAAAGACATCCCAATCATTTGGGTGGACCTTCTCGTGGATTCTCAGGCACTCACGATACGTCTTTTCAGCCTCTGCATACTTGCCCTCCGCCCTAAGCACCGTTCCCAGAGAACTCAATGTGCGAGCGACCGCCACATCTTCACCACGCCCCACCTTCCTTAGCAGTGCAAGCGCCTCGCGGAACATCGCCTCCCGCTCTGCCAGCTTGCCTGCGTTAGCAAGGCCTTGGGCTTGCTTTCTCACTCCATCGACCGCGCCGATTTCGCCCCGAAGGAGGCTGGTTGCCTCCCGCAAGAGGATGCGGGCGATGAGCCACTCCGGCCAGTTCTCGCCCAGGTCGCCGCTCTCCAGCTTCGGCAGCTTGGTCTCGAATACCTGCGTCGCTTGCGCCAGAGACTTGCGGGCCTCGTCAGGTTGCTTGAGCTGCTGCTGCGCCATCGCCAAAACCGCCCCAGCGGAAGCAGCGATGGTGTAATTCGTTCCAGAGCCCGCCAGGCTCTTCTGTGCCCATTCAACCGCACTGTCAAAACGCCCCTGCCGATACTCGACCAGGCCCTTGACGAGCTGAAAGTAAGGCAGCCGGATATGGTTGGTGCCGTGCGTGACGGCGGTCGCGGCCAATTGAGCAGGCGCAGTCCATCCGCCGTCTCTAGGCAGCAACGACATCTCCATCGCCGCTTCTGCCGCCGTCTCCGGGTCTTCTCCCCAGGAAGTGACCGATACCATTCGCCGACGGTTGTCGTAGCCGATCGTGTCGCCCGTTTCTACCAACAACGGACCCAGTGCGAAAGCCGGAAGGTTACGAGAAAGGCTGCTAGCAAGCTTGACAGATCGGGATAAGTCAGTAGCTGCAGCCTGCCATTTGGCCTGTCGACCGTAGATAGCGGCCCGTACGGCCATACATCCATAATCCTGAGGCTTCTTCTCAATCGCGCCGCCAACGACCTCAAGGGCCTTGTCCAGGCTGGGCGGATCTTGGCATAACTGAGCGATACCTAGCTCCACGTACCAGCGTTCAAGAGTTGTTCTTTCGGCTTCCGCAACTTTGCGTTGTCTTGCCAGGACTCCTGCGAGTTGGTCTAGCGACAGGACTATATCCGGATGGTCTCGCCTGAGCAGCTTTCTTCGCATCGCCAGTGCCTCGCGGTGCAGTGCCTCGGCTTCCGCATACTTGCCTTGCAGATCAAGCCCTACCGCAAGGTTATTGAGCGATCGGGCAACATCCTGGTTTTCGTTGCCCAGTAGCCTCCTCCACATTCCCAGAGCTTCGCGGCGGAGAACCTCAGCCTCCGCCAGTTTGCGTTGTTGCAGAAGTAGTCCTCCCAAGCTGTTGAGCTGGTTAGCGATAGTTGGGTGGTCCGAGGGGAAGAGCCGACGCCCCATGGCCAGCGCTTCGCGATACATGTTTTCCGCGTCGTTGAACTTCTTCTGGTCCGCAAGCACTCCTCCGAAGTTGTTCAGCAGATTGGCAATGAGTGGATGGTCGGGACCTTGGAGTTTCTTCCGCATGGCCAAGGCCTCTTGATAGGCGGCCTCAGCCTCCCCAAGCTTTCCCTCTGTTGCTAGCACTCTTGCGAGCCATTCAAGCGACATGGCCACCTCCGGGTGTTCATTGCTCAGCGACTTTTTCTGCATGGTCAGAGCCTCGCGGAATATGGTTTCGGCCTCCGCTAAGCGACCTTGACCTTTAAGCGCCAATGCGAAACCGCGGAGCAGGGCGGCAACCTCGGAGTTCTCATTGCCGAGCACATGCTTGCTCATGGCTATCGCCTCGCGGTAAATGGCCTCCACTTCCTTTAGCCTGCCTTGCTCACTGGGAACCCACACAAGCTGGCCGACCAAAGTGGCGATATCGGTGCGCTCGGAACCAAACAAGTTCTTGCGGTTAGCAAGAGCCTCGCGGGACAAGGTTTCTGCTTCCGCTGCCTTTCCCTGCCGCCAAAGCTCTATGGAGAGATTTGCGAGCGACCGAGTGACGTCCGGATGCTTGTCGCCCAGCAGCTTCCGTTGCATCGCCAGCGCTTCTCGGAACACCGCTTCGGCATCTGAGTTCTTGCCTTGCAAGCGATGCAGGAAGCCAAGGTCGGCAAGGGAGACGGCGACCTTTCGATGCTCGCGGCCAAAGAACTTTCTTCGGTTAGCCAGTGCGCCACGATACATGGCCTCAGCCTCGCCATACCGTCCAAGCGTCTGATACACCCCACCGATGGTGCTCTGCAATTCTCCTGCAACTTCCGGCTGGCCCTGAAGCTCCTTGGCCACGCGCGCCGCTGCCTTGTCCAGAATCTCCCGCAGCAACTTGGTATCCTGGCCTCGGGCCTCCTCAGGCCGCACACTATTCAACATGTCCTCCAGGAAGCTCGCCACCGTTCGCGCCTGCTTCTCCGCCCGCGTCGCACGCGCCATTTGCCACGTGCTTACCACCACGCCTGCAATCAGGAGCAGAATGATCGCACTGGCTGTCGCAAAACCATACCGATGCCGTCGCACAAACTTCCCCATCCGGTACATCGCCCCGGGCGCCCCGGCTTCAACCGGCTCGTTGTTCAAGTGATGGCCTAGGTCGTCCGCCAGGGAATCTGCCGTGGGATACCGCCGCGCCCGGTTCTTTTCCAGGCACTTCATCACGATCCAATCCAGATCGCCACGAACGTCTTTCCAGTGCGGAGCCGTCGATTGCGGAGTGCGGAGTGCGGAGTGCGGAGTGGTGGCCAGTTTGGTCGAGGGTTTGGGCGGCTCGGTCTCGCGGATGATCCGTCGCATTTCGTCCAGGCCGACCTTCATCAGCGTTTCCGGCTCAAAGGGCGGCTTGCCGGTGAGCAGTTCGTAGAGGAGGACGCCGAGCGCGTAGATGTCCGTGCGGGTATCTATGTCCAACCCGCTCAGCTCGGCTTGCTCGGGGCTCATGTAGGCCGGGGTGCCGATGAATTGACCAAAGGCGGTGAAGACGGTCTTGTCGGTCAACGGCTGCTGGGTGGCCTTGGCAATGCCGAAGTCAATCACCTTGGGCACGGGCACACCGTCGTGTGAGCACACCAGGACGTTGGAGGGTTTGATGTCCCGATGGATGATGCCCTTCTGGTGCGCGTGCTGAATGGCGTGGCAGACCTGGATGAACAGGTCCAGCCGCTCCTTCGTGTCCAGGTGGTTCTGGTCGCAGTAATCGGTGATCTTGATGCCCTTGACCAGTTCCATGACGAAGTAAGGCCTGCCTGTCTCGGTCGCCCCGGCATCCAGCACCTTGGCGATGTTGGGATGGTCCATCAGCGCCAGGGCCTGGCGTTCGGCCTCGAAGCGGGCGACGACCGACTTGGTGTCCATGCCCAGCTTGATGACTTTGAAGGCGACCTGCCGCCGGATCGGCTCGGTCTGCTGGGCCATATAAACCACGCCGCAGCCGCCCTCACCGATCTGTTCCAGCAACTTGTAGTGGCCAATGCGGTCGCCGGGCTTCTCGGAGACGGGCAGGGAGTTGAGGGAGATTGTAACGGTGGCGCCGGGTGGAGTTGGCGTGGTGGCCCTCCTCTCCCCGGCCCTCTCCTCCGGTGGAGGAGAGGGAGAAGCGGCGGCTCCGGGACTGGCGGACAGGAATGTCCGCGCTCCGGGGGCGGCTTGTTCGAGGAAGTCGTTGGTGGGCTGGGCGGCCTGGAGGAGGGCCTCGACGCGCTGGCGGAGTTGGTCATCGCCGGCGCAGGCTTCGCGCAGGAACACCGCCCGCGCCTCCGGCGTCGGCAACCCCATCGCCTCGTTGAACAAGCTCTCTTCGCGATTCCCAGTCCCACTCATACCTTACCTCTGTTGGTTGCGTTTGTATCCGTTGATGAAAGGGGCGTAAAGGGGAAAGTCATCATGGTGGCTCTCGCCGTTGTCCGGCCTCAGAAGTTGAAGTTCACCAGCGCGATGCCCTCGCGAGGCTCCATTCGCTCGAAGGCGTTCCCGGACAGCGGATTGGTGTCCGTGCTGGAAGACCAACCCGGCCTGGCGGTGGTGCAGCCTTGCAGGAGCAGCGCGGTGGCGGCCACGGCAAGGAGCAGGGCGGGGCCGAAGGTTTCCCGCACGGTGCGTCCGACGGGGGTGGCGTTGGCAGTATTGGTTTTCATAGCTTTTTCTCTTTCGGTTTGTCGGCTCTGGTCCTGGTTACTCATTTCACTTTGGAAATGCCGTTCTACCCACCAATGCGGAATCCGGCGGCAAAAGGGATCACGGCGCCCGCAAAAAAAAGGGGTCAAACCATCAAGGGTGCATCAAGCAGCTGACTGGGAGCAATGGGGACGGGGTTAGTGTGCGATTATTCGGGACATTCTCATGGATATGGGCTTTTCTTGGGGATGCCAAAACCGCGACGTATGCCGGAACCGGATGAGCAGGTCGTGCTGGATGAGCTGCAGGTTGTTCTGGTTCCGGCCCAACAGAAAGCCAAGTGGGACCGTCTGGTTGGCCAGCACCATTATCTTAAGAGCGCCCGGTTAGTGGGCGAGCAACTCCGCTACGCGGTGACCGACGCCAGCGGTCGCTGGTTGGCGCTGATCGGCTGGAGTGCTCCGGCCCTTCATCTCAAGGCCCGGGACCAATCCATTGAATGGACCGATGCGCAGCGCCAAGCCCGGCTGCATTTGCTAGCCCAGAACAGTCGGTTTGTCATTTTGGGGGATCGGCAGCAACTGCCCAATCTGGCCACCCGGGCGATGGCCCGGTGTCTGAGCCGCCTCTCGTCGGACTGGCAGAAGGCCTACGGCCATCCGATCGTGATGGTGGAGAGTTTTGTGGATCGGCAACTTTTTCGGGGCACCGCCTACAAGGCCGGCGGCTGGGAGGCCCTGGGTTATAGTTCGGGCTTCAAGCGGGTGAGCGAGGATTTCTACCAGCGGCATGATCGGCCCAAGCAACTGTGGGTCAAGGCACTGGACCAACGGGCGTGGGACTGGCTGCGAGCGGAGCGACTGCCCGCCCATTTGGCCCGCTACCAGAAGCCGGTGCCCCCGGCTTGTCCGGTGGCTGGCCAAGCGGTGGAGAGCTTGTGGGAACGGTTTGAGCGAGTGCCCGAATGGCGGGAACCCAAGGGTAAGCGCCACAAGTTGCCGACGGTATTAACGATCATCGCCTTGGCGTGTCTGGCGGGGGTGGGTCAGGGCTACCGGGCGGTGAGCCGGTTTGCCCGGCGGCTGACCCGGTTGCAGCGTCGCGCCCTGCGGTGCTGGGTGCATCCGGACACGGGCCGGTTGGAGGTGCCCAGTGAAGCCGTGTTTCAACGGGTCTTGCAGGCGGTGCCACGTCAGCAAGTCGAAGCCATCCTGCTGGCGTGGCAGGAGCAAGTGTTGGGGCCGCTGCCGGCCAGCGACGCGGTGGTGATTGATGGCAAGGAAGTCTGCGGCGGCGGCCTGATGCTGGTCAATGCGGTCGCCCAACCCAGCCAGCGCGGCCTGGGGCTGGAGCCGGTGGCCTGCCGGACCAATGAGATTC encodes the following:
- a CDS encoding serine/threonine-protein kinase → MSGTGNREESLFNEAMGLPTPEARAVFLREACAGDDQLRQRVEALLQAAQPTNDFLEQAAPGARTFLSASPGAAASPSPPPEERAGERRATTPTPPGATVTISLNSLPVSEKPGDRIGHYKLLEQIGEGGCGVVYMAQQTEPIRRQVAFKVIKLGMDTKSVVARFEAERQALALMDHPNIAKVLDAGATETGRPYFVMELVKGIKITDYCDQNHLDTKERLDLFIQVCHAIQHAHQKGIIHRDIKPSNVLVCSHDGVPVPKVIDFGIAKATQQPLTDKTVFTAFGQFIGTPAYMSPEQAELSGLDIDTRTDIYALGVLLYELLTGKPPFEPETLMKVGLDEMRRIIRETEPPKPSTKLATTPHSALRTPQSTAPHWKDVRGDLDWIVMKCLEKNRARRYPTADSLADDLGHHLNNEPVEAGAPGAMYRMGKFVRRHRYGFATASAIILLLIAGVVVSTWQMARATRAEKQARTVASFLEDMLNSVRPEEARGQDTKLLREILDKAAARVAKELQGQPEVAGELQSTIGGVYQTLGRYGEAEAMYRGALANRRKFFGREHRKVAVSLADLGFLHRLQGKNSDAEAVFREALAMQRKLLGDKHPDVTRSLANLSIELWRQGKAAEAETLSREALANRKNLFGSERTDIATLVGQLVWVPSEQGRLKEVEAIYREAIAMSKHVLGNENSEVAALLRGFALALKGQGRLAEAETIFREALTMQKKSLSNEHPEVAMSLEWLARVLATEGKLGEAEAAYQEALAMRKKLQGPDHPLIANLLNNFGGVLADQKKFNDAENMYREALAMGRRLFPSDHPTIANQLNSLGGLLLQQRKLAEAEVLRREALGMWRRLLGNENQDVARSLNNLAVGLDLQGKYAEAEALHREALAMRRKLLRRDHPDIVLSLDQLAGVLARQRKVAEAERTTLERWYVELGIAQLCQDPPSLDKALEVVGGAIEKKPQDYGCMAVRAAIYGRQAKWQAAATDLSRSVKLASSLSRNLPAFALGPLLVETGDTIGYDNRRRMVSVTSWGEDPETAAEAAMEMSLLPRDGGWTAPAQLAATAVTHGTNHIRLPYFQLVKGLVEYRQGRFDSAVEWAQKSLAGSGTNYTIAASAGAVLAMAQQQLKQPDEARKSLAQATQVFETKLPKLESGDLGENWPEWLIARILLREATSLLRGEIGAVDGVRKQAQGLANAGKLAEREAMFREALALLRKVGRGEDVAVARTLSSLGTVLRAEGKYAEAEKTYRECLRIHEKVHPNDWDVFQSRFFVGAILMDQKKHKEAEPLMLDGCQGMMERVQEVADPGGRISLLQQTIPILVQLYDETGRPEQAAEWRKKLADLEKSQPPAKRVSPENITTIQTQRGNLSARKKHYKEAAGDFSKLAEAHPDNHLFYHLLAPALVAAGDAEGYRRCCQKVIAQFGETTNPTVAERMAKACLILPSSGADMAIVSKMAEVAIRADTNHSLLPYFQFSKGLAEYRQDRFASAAEWLRKALDSKRSRDDYRDVQAYMVLAMSQYQLKQVGEARKTLATGTDLASQKLPKADSGDLGPAWNDWIIAETLMREAKGIVEAK
- a CDS encoding serine/threonine-protein kinase; protein product: MNDKSQREESLFNEAMGLPTPEARAAFLKGACAEDEQLRQRVEALLAAAQPTNDFLEHGSGARTFLAANPGAAGSPSPPPEEKAGKRRPPTPPPPGATIQISLESLPVSEKPGDRIGHYKLLEQIGEGGCGVVYMAEQAEPIRRRVAFKVIKLGMDTKSVVARFEAERQALALMDHPNIAKVLDAGATDTGRPYFVMELVKGIKITDYCDQNHLNTKERLELFMQVCHAIQHAHQKGIIHRDIKPSNILVTLHDGVPVPKVIDFGIAKATQQPLTDKTVFTAFQQFIGTPAYMSPEQAELSGLDIDTRTDIYALGVLLYEILTGKPPFDPETLMKAGLDEMRRIIRETEPVKPSTKLAATPHSALRTRQSTAPPSAIPHSALRIPQWKEVRGDLDWIVMKCLEKDRRRRYETANGLAHDVERHLSDEPVTAAAPSATYRLSKYVSRHRFGLATAAVLILLLVAGVVVSTWQMVRAKRAEKQAQTVASFLEDMLNSVRPEEAKGRDTVLLRGMLDKAATRVDDELKDHPETQARVNLTIGKAYVSISQYHKAELPLRKALALQISLLGRENLVVAESLETLAWALEWERKLVEAEAARREALAIRQKLLGPRHPDVAKYLRALARVVEKRGNLTQAEELFRQTLAMQRKAFGPEHREIAVTLNNFALNLSRQGKKAEAETMLREAVAMGRKLSGNNRGLVAGFLANLANMLKGQGKLEEAEAMCREALAITKRECGMESLSVASRLTVLATVLLEQRKLVEAEAVCREALAMQQRLLGNESPQVAVSLRCLAGIYDALGKLEQAETVRGEAQAIDEKVLAAADPSDSLSSCTRASALERMGKFKDAEATYREALAAQIRDPNDMPEDIPTFLQLQDGLTSVLRRESKLAEAEAMYREGLVMRKKLLGNEDRQVAQSLAGLAEVLQQQGKLAEAEAMHREALAMRKKLLGSEDRQVAEPLAALAWVLQQQGKLAEAEAMHREALAMRKKLLGSEDRQVAESLAALAWVLLQQGKLAEARDLKHQSLKVNFGLGGSSEDRQSWEKAMMAITRAVDKEPNPGSYLMFRAYLYGQQGQWQAAVKDLSQLAKADVRWTLALGPLLAETGDTNGYNNRRRVISVTTWGEDPETVAEAAMEMSLQPKDSGWAVPAGLAEVAVTRGTNHFRLPYFQLVKGLVEYRQGHLHNAVDWAKKSLVRSGTNYTTVVSAGAVLAMAQQQLKQPEEARKSLAQATQVFETNLPKLESGDLGENWPEWLIARILLREAKELVEK
- a CDS encoding ISAs1 family transposase, which codes for MPEPDEQVVLDELQVVLVPAQQKAKWDRLVGQHHYLKSARLVGEQLRYAVTDASGRWLALIGWSAPALHLKARDQSIEWTDAQRQARLHLLAQNSRFVILGDRQQLPNLATRAMARCLSRLSSDWQKAYGHPIVMVESFVDRQLFRGTAYKAGGWEALGYSSGFKRVSEDFYQRHDRPKQLWVKALDQRAWDWLRAERLPAHLARYQKPVPPACPVAGQAVESLWERFERVPEWREPKGKRHKLPTVLTIIALACLAGVGQGYRAVSRFARRLTRLQRRALRCWVHPDTGRLEVPSEAVFQRVLQAVPRQQVEAILLAWQEQVLGPLPASDAVVIDGKEVCGGGLMLVNAVAQPSQRGLGLEPVACRTNEIPTARTLIERLALTGRLVQMDGMHTQHQTVQQILYEKGADYSLILRENQPTLLKTAQTLLPESVPPSGPAAEPTPGTPGISGGGDPHD